One Poecile atricapillus isolate bPoeAtr1 chromosome 29, bPoeAtr1.hap1, whole genome shotgun sequence genomic window carries:
- the TCF7L1 gene encoding transcription factor 7-like 1 isoform X2, with product MGVPERAGGLGRGGTERGRPVGSGAGAESAAGPVRARRGGASPCPAPGVGLHPGSSPPRRPAHSRPSGRWRRRRRGPAGPGRDPTMPQLEPTGGDDLGAPDELIAFQDEGEEQDKGAGRGSAHGDLDELKSSLVSETENRGGPGPVVGPGPEAERPPPPRESFQKPRDSLAEVVRRQQDGGFFKGPPYPGYPFLMLPELGSPYLANGALSPGGARTYLQMKWPLLDVPAGATLKDNRSPSPAHLSNKVPVVQHAHHMHPLTPLITYSNDPFQPGSPPGHLSPEIDPKTGIPRPPHPPELPPYYPLSPGAVGQLPHPLGWLVPQQGQPVYSIPAGGFRHPYPALAMNASMSSLMSSRFSPHMVPPPTHGLHPSGIPHPTIVSPIVKQEPSQPSASPGGSSKSPVAVKKEEEKKPHIKKPLNAFMLYMKEMRAKVVAECTLKESAAINQILGRRWHSLSREEQAKYYELARKERQLHSQLYPTWSARDNYGKKKKRKREKLAQQQSHDADSSLPSKSKKPCVPYLPAEKPCASPASSHGSMLDSPATPSAALASPAAPAATHSEQAQPLSLTTKPEGRAQLAVHSTILASKASSSSSSSSSSSSSLGSPPSLLSRPIPFASVTPTALLSSPPGSIPAALAVLQTQPLSLVTKPAD from the exons ATGGGGGTCCCCGAACGTGCAGGGGGCCTCGGACGCGGCGGGACCGAACGTGGGCGCCCCGTGGGCAGCGGGGCCGGTGCGGAGTCGGCGGCGGGACCAGTgcgggcccggcggggcggTGCGagcccctgcccggcccccGGTGTCGGTTTGCATCCCGGctcctccccgccccgccgccccgcgcaTTCCCGACCCTCcgggcggtggcggcggcggcggcggggcccggcggggccggggcgggacCCCACGATGCCGCAGCTGGAACCGACGGGGGGAGACGACTTGGGGGCCCCCGACGAGCTCATCGCCTTCCAGGACGAGGGCGAGGAGCAGGACAAGGGCGCGGGGCGCGGCTCGGCCCACGGGGACCTGGACGAGCTCAAGTCCTCGCTGGTCAGCGAGACCGAGAACCGGGGGGGCCCCGGCCCCGTGgtcggccccggccccgag GCGGAgcggcccccgccgccccgggaAAGTTTCCAGAAGCCGCGGGACTCCCTGGCAGAAG tGGTCAGACGACAGCAggatgggggtttttttaagggcCCTCCCTATCCCGGCTACCCCTTCCTGATGCTCCCTGAGCTGGGCAGCCCCTACCTCGCCAATGGAGCCCTCTCCCCCGGCGGAGCCCGCACC TACCTGCAGATGAAGTGGCCACTGCTGGACGTGCCGGCCGGGGCCACGCTGAAGGACAACCGCTCGCCCTCGCCCGCCCACCTG TCCAACAAGGTCCCGGTGGTGCAGCACGCCCATCACATGCACCCGCTGACGCCGCTCATCACCTACAGCAACGACCCCTTCCAGCCCGGCTCGCCGCCCGGCCACCTCTCCCCAGAGATCGACCCCAAGACAG GGATCCCACGGCCGCCGCACCCCCCCGAGCTGCCCCCCTATTACCCGCTGTCTCCTGGAGCCGTGGGGCAGCTCCCGCACCCGCTGGGCTGGCTCGTGCCACA GCAGGGACAGCCTGTGTACTCCATTCCTGCTGGTGGCTTCCGGCACCCGTATCCCGCCCTTGCCATGAACGCCTCCATGTCCAG TTTGATGTCCAGCCGCTTCTCCCCGCACATGGTCCCGCCACCCACGCACGGGCTGCACCCCTCAGGCATCCCACACCCCACCATCGTCTCGCCCATCGTCAAGCaggagccctcccagcccagcgcCAGTCCTGGAGGCAGCTC GAAATCCCCGGTGGCAGtaaagaaggaggaggagaagaagccTCACATCAAGAAGCCTCTCAATGCCTTCATGCTGTACATGAAGGAGATGAGGGCCAAGGTGGTGGCCGAGTGCACGCTGAAGGAGAGCGCTGCCATCAACCAGATCCTGGGCCGGCGG TGGCACTCGCTGTCACGGGAGGAGCAGGCCAAGTACTACGAGCTGGCGCGGAAGGAGCGGCAGCTGCACTCGCAGCTCTACCCGACCTGGTCAGCGCGGGACAATTAC GGCAAGAAAAAGAAGCGGAAGCGCGAGAAGCTGGCGCAGCAGCAAAGCCACGACGCGGACA gctccCTGCCCTCCAAGAGCAAGAAGCCGTGCGTGCCGTACCTGCCGGCCGAGAAGCCGTGTGCCAGCCCAGCCTCGTCCCACGGCAGCATGCTGGACTCGCCGGCCACGCCGTCGGCAGCGCTGGCCTCGCCGGCCGCGCCGGCCGCCACCCACTCGGAGCAGGCCCAGCCGCTCTCGCTCACCACCaagccagagggcagggctcaGCTCGCCGTGCATTCCACCATCCTCGCCAGCAaagcctcctcttcctcctcttcctcctcctcctcctcctccagcctcgGCAGCCCGCCCTCGCTCCTCTCCAGACCCATCCCCTTTGCCTCGGTGACCCCCACGGCTCTCCTGTCCTCCCCGCCCGGCTCCATCCCTGCcgccctggctgtgctgcagacacagcccctctccctgGTCACCAAACCTGCTGACTGA
- the TCF7L1 gene encoding transcription factor 7-like 1 isoform X1: MGVPERAGGLGRGGTERGRPVGSGAGAESAAGPVRARRGGASPCPAPGVGLHPGSSPPRRPAHSRPSGRWRRRRRGPAGPGRDPTMPQLEPTGGDDLGAPDELIAFQDEGEEQDKGAGRGSAHGDLDELKSSLVSETENRGGPGPVVGPGPEVRRGAAGSRGEAPPARPCSAHRLSPQAERPPPPRESFQKPRDSLAEVVRRQQDGGFFKGPPYPGYPFLMLPELGSPYLANGALSPGGARTYLQMKWPLLDVPAGATLKDNRSPSPAHLSNKVPVVQHAHHMHPLTPLITYSNDPFQPGSPPGHLSPEIDPKTGIPRPPHPPELPPYYPLSPGAVGQLPHPLGWLVPQQGQPVYSIPAGGFRHPYPALAMNASMSSLMSSRFSPHMVPPPTHGLHPSGIPHPTIVSPIVKQEPSQPSASPGGSSKSPVAVKKEEEKKPHIKKPLNAFMLYMKEMRAKVVAECTLKESAAINQILGRRWHSLSREEQAKYYELARKERQLHSQLYPTWSARDNYGKKKKRKREKLAQQQSHDADSSLPSKSKKPCVPYLPAEKPCASPASSHGSMLDSPATPSAALASPAAPAATHSEQAQPLSLTTKPEGRAQLAVHSTILASKASSSSSSSSSSSSSLGSPPSLLSRPIPFASVTPTALLSSPPGSIPAALAVLQTQPLSLVTKPAD, translated from the exons ATGGGGGTCCCCGAACGTGCAGGGGGCCTCGGACGCGGCGGGACCGAACGTGGGCGCCCCGTGGGCAGCGGGGCCGGTGCGGAGTCGGCGGCGGGACCAGTgcgggcccggcggggcggTGCGagcccctgcccggcccccGGTGTCGGTTTGCATCCCGGctcctccccgccccgccgccccgcgcaTTCCCGACCCTCcgggcggtggcggcggcggcggcggggcccggcggggccggggcgggacCCCACGATGCCGCAGCTGGAACCGACGGGGGGAGACGACTTGGGGGCCCCCGACGAGCTCATCGCCTTCCAGGACGAGGGCGAGGAGCAGGACAAGGGCGCGGGGCGCGGCTCGGCCCACGGGGACCTGGACGAGCTCAAGTCCTCGCTGGTCAGCGAGACCGAGAACCGGGGGGGCCCCGGCCCCGTGgtcggccccggccccgaggTGAGGCGAGGGGCGGCGGGGAGCCGGGGGGAggcgccccccgcccggccctGCTCCGCTCACCGCCTCTCCCCGCAGGCGGAgcggcccccgccgccccgggaAAGTTTCCAGAAGCCGCGGGACTCCCTGGCAGAAG tGGTCAGACGACAGCAggatgggggtttttttaagggcCCTCCCTATCCCGGCTACCCCTTCCTGATGCTCCCTGAGCTGGGCAGCCCCTACCTCGCCAATGGAGCCCTCTCCCCCGGCGGAGCCCGCACC TACCTGCAGATGAAGTGGCCACTGCTGGACGTGCCGGCCGGGGCCACGCTGAAGGACAACCGCTCGCCCTCGCCCGCCCACCTG TCCAACAAGGTCCCGGTGGTGCAGCACGCCCATCACATGCACCCGCTGACGCCGCTCATCACCTACAGCAACGACCCCTTCCAGCCCGGCTCGCCGCCCGGCCACCTCTCCCCAGAGATCGACCCCAAGACAG GGATCCCACGGCCGCCGCACCCCCCCGAGCTGCCCCCCTATTACCCGCTGTCTCCTGGAGCCGTGGGGCAGCTCCCGCACCCGCTGGGCTGGCTCGTGCCACA GCAGGGACAGCCTGTGTACTCCATTCCTGCTGGTGGCTTCCGGCACCCGTATCCCGCCCTTGCCATGAACGCCTCCATGTCCAG TTTGATGTCCAGCCGCTTCTCCCCGCACATGGTCCCGCCACCCACGCACGGGCTGCACCCCTCAGGCATCCCACACCCCACCATCGTCTCGCCCATCGTCAAGCaggagccctcccagcccagcgcCAGTCCTGGAGGCAGCTC GAAATCCCCGGTGGCAGtaaagaaggaggaggagaagaagccTCACATCAAGAAGCCTCTCAATGCCTTCATGCTGTACATGAAGGAGATGAGGGCCAAGGTGGTGGCCGAGTGCACGCTGAAGGAGAGCGCTGCCATCAACCAGATCCTGGGCCGGCGG TGGCACTCGCTGTCACGGGAGGAGCAGGCCAAGTACTACGAGCTGGCGCGGAAGGAGCGGCAGCTGCACTCGCAGCTCTACCCGACCTGGTCAGCGCGGGACAATTAC GGCAAGAAAAAGAAGCGGAAGCGCGAGAAGCTGGCGCAGCAGCAAAGCCACGACGCGGACA gctccCTGCCCTCCAAGAGCAAGAAGCCGTGCGTGCCGTACCTGCCGGCCGAGAAGCCGTGTGCCAGCCCAGCCTCGTCCCACGGCAGCATGCTGGACTCGCCGGCCACGCCGTCGGCAGCGCTGGCCTCGCCGGCCGCGCCGGCCGCCACCCACTCGGAGCAGGCCCAGCCGCTCTCGCTCACCACCaagccagagggcagggctcaGCTCGCCGTGCATTCCACCATCCTCGCCAGCAaagcctcctcttcctcctcttcctcctcctcctcctcctccagcctcgGCAGCCCGCCCTCGCTCCTCTCCAGACCCATCCCCTTTGCCTCGGTGACCCCCACGGCTCTCCTGTCCTCCCCGCCCGGCTCCATCCCTGCcgccctggctgtgctgcagacacagcccctctccctgGTCACCAAACCTGCTGACTGA